The genomic stretch CAGTGGCGGGGCGTCGCTGATGGGGATGTAGGCGATGTCGGGGCGTGCGTAGTAGTGCCTGGCCTGGGCGCCGACGGGGAAGGCGCCGTGGCCGGCGCCGATGAGGGTGAGCATCTCGTTGAACGTCGAGGCCGAGGGGCCGGGCTCGATCGGCCGTCCCGCAGGAGTGGCACGCGGGGTGCGGTCTTCTCGCAGCGAGACGGGCAGGGTGTCCGGTAGCTGGAGGAGCTTCACCCTGGCCAGATCGTCGAGCGAGACCGACGTACGGCGGGCGAATGGATGCTGGGACGGTACGGCGAGCATGCGCATTTCGGACACCAGCACCGGACCGGTGACGATGTCCGGCTCGTCGATGGGGAACGTGCCGAGCGCAAGATCGACCTGGCCATCGCGCACCCAGGGCATCAGATCGACCATCTGCGCTTCGCGGAGCCGAACCTCGCAGTCCGGCAGGCGACGGCGGAACAATTCGGCGGCCCCGGCGAGCAGCTGCCCGCCCGCCGCGCCGACGAAGGCCACCCGCAGGGTGCCGGTCAGGCCGCGCCCGGTGTCGATCGCCCGCGCGAACGCCGCGGCGATCTGGTCCCAGGCGGGCCGGACCTCCTCGTACAGCTGCCGGCCCACTGCGGTCAGCTCCACCCGGCGGCTGGTGCGGGTGAACAACGGCATCCCAGTGCGGCGCTCCAGCTTGGCGATCGTTTGGCTGATCCGGGCAGTGGACACGCGCAGGCGCTCGGCGGTGCGGCCGAAGTGCAACTCCTCGGCCAGGATCAAGAACGCCTCCAGTTCGTGGCGCTCCAGCATGACACCCCCAGATCGTTAACTCCAGCTTCACGATTCTTGCACAGGGCAGCATTGATCGGCCCCTCACCCCAGA from Nonomuraea polychroma encodes the following:
- a CDS encoding LysR family transcriptional regulator, with translation MLERHELEAFLILAEELHFGRTAERLRVSTARISQTIAKLERRTGMPLFTRTSRRVELTAVGRQLYEEVRPAWDQIAAAFARAIDTGRGLTGTLRVAFVGAAGGQLLAGAAELFRRRLPDCEVRLREAQMVDLMPWVRDGQVDLALGTFPIDEPDIVTGPVLVSEMRMLAVPSQHPFARRTSVSLDDLARVKLLQLPDTLPVSLREDRTPRATPAGRPIEPGPSASTFNEMLTLIGAGHGAFPVGAQARHYYARPDIAYIPISDAPPLRWGLLWRTDGATVRVHAFAEAAHDLVTSS